From Achromobacter spanius, a single genomic window includes:
- a CDS encoding (2Fe-2S)-binding protein: MAIMKRLAETGRPALTFTFDGQPCTALAGDTVLTAVLTQAERLRTSEFGGGPRAGFCMMGACQDCWVQLENGERVRACSTYIEPGMRLQSAALAPASTPGTLAAAAWPEDDAS; this comes from the coding sequence ATGGCAATCATGAAACGCCTGGCCGAAACCGGCCGGCCCGCGTTGACATTCACATTCGACGGACAGCCCTGCACCGCGCTGGCCGGCGACACCGTCCTGACCGCCGTGCTGACGCAGGCTGAGCGCCTGCGCACCTCGGAATTCGGCGGCGGCCCGCGCGCCGGCTTCTGCATGATGGGCGCCTGCCAGGACTGCTGGGTCCAGCTTGAAAACGGCGAGCGCGTTCGCGCCTGTTCCACGTACATCGAGCCCGGCATGCGGCTGCAGAGCGCCGCGCTGGCGCCGGCATCCACACCCGGCACGCTGGCGGCCGCTGCCTGGCCCGAGGACGACGCGTCATGA
- a CDS encoding NAD(P)/FAD-dependent oxidoreductase produces the protein MSIVMPVIVGAGPAGIRAAQTLAAQGLRPVILDEGLRPGGQIYRQPPPGFSRPKSALYGFEHRKADAVHRTMQDLQGSVEYRPGCLVWNAEGKTLDVLRDGVSTTVPYTHLILATGATDRVLPFPGWLTPGVYTLGGSQVALKHQGCAIGSRVAFMGTGPLLYLVAYQYAKAGAQVAAVLDTSRFTDRVGALPGMLRAPALLAKGLYYMAWLRAHGVPLRSGVRPVAVQGGDRVTGLSYTQNGQTQTLDCDAVGFGLSLRSETQLASLIGCDFEFNKRDRNWIPRRDAAGRSSVAGVYVAGDGAGIGGADAAELAGERAALALLEDTGHPHDARRARILESQLAANGRVRDALERAFPFPEDWAASIADDTVVCRCEEVTAGTIRQAVRDNGVQEMNRLKALTRVGMGRCQGRMCGVAGAEVLAHAVGCAPQAVGRLRNQPPVKPIPVSIVCLERPAKKAA, from the coding sequence ATGAGCATCGTCATGCCCGTGATCGTGGGCGCCGGCCCCGCCGGCATCCGTGCGGCGCAGACGCTGGCCGCGCAGGGCCTGCGGCCCGTGATCCTGGACGAAGGGCTGCGCCCCGGCGGCCAGATCTACCGCCAGCCTCCACCCGGTTTCTCGCGTCCCAAGTCCGCGTTGTATGGGTTTGAACACCGCAAGGCCGACGCCGTGCACCGCACCATGCAGGACCTGCAGGGCAGCGTCGAGTACCGCCCCGGTTGCCTGGTCTGGAACGCCGAGGGCAAAACCCTGGACGTGCTGCGCGACGGCGTCAGCACCACGGTGCCCTACACCCACCTGATCCTTGCCACCGGCGCCACCGATCGCGTTCTGCCGTTTCCTGGCTGGCTCACGCCCGGCGTCTACACGCTGGGCGGATCGCAGGTCGCGTTGAAGCACCAGGGATGCGCCATCGGATCGCGCGTCGCATTTATGGGCACCGGTCCCCTGCTTTATCTCGTGGCGTATCAATACGCGAAGGCAGGCGCACAGGTCGCCGCCGTGCTGGACACGTCGCGATTTACGGACCGCGTCGGCGCGCTACCCGGCATGTTGCGCGCGCCCGCGCTGCTGGCCAAAGGCCTGTATTACATGGCCTGGCTGCGCGCGCACGGCGTGCCGCTGCGCAGCGGCGTGCGCCCCGTCGCGGTGCAGGGCGGCGATCGCGTCACGGGCCTGTCGTACACCCAGAACGGACAGACGCAGACGCTGGATTGCGACGCCGTCGGCTTCGGTCTGTCGCTGCGTTCCGAAACCCAGCTTGCCAGCCTCATCGGCTGCGACTTCGAGTTCAACAAACGTGATCGCAACTGGATCCCCCGGCGCGATGCCGCCGGCCGCAGCAGCGTGGCGGGCGTGTACGTGGCAGGCGACGGCGCGGGCATCGGCGGGGCCGATGCGGCGGAGCTCGCCGGCGAACGCGCCGCGCTGGCGCTGCTGGAAGACACCGGGCATCCGCACGACGCGCGCCGCGCACGGATACTGGAATCGCAACTCGCGGCAAACGGCCGAGTGCGCGATGCGCTGGAACGCGCGTTTCCGTTTCCCGAGGACTGGGCCGCCAGCATCGCCGACGACACCGTCGTCTGTCGCTGTGAGGAAGTCACCGCCGGCACCATCCGCCAGGCCGTGCGCGACAACGGCGTGCAAGAGATGAATCGCCTGAAGGCGCTGACCCGCGTCGGCATGGGACGCTGTCAGGGCCGCATGTGCGGCGTGGCCGGGGCCGAAGTCCTCGCGCATGCCGTCGGCTGCGCGCCGCAGGCGGTAGGACGGCTGCGCAACCAGCCGCCGGTCAAGCCCATTCCGGTCAGCATCGTCTGCCTGGAACGGCCCGCGAAAAAGGCCGCCTGA
- a CDS encoding NAD(P)/FAD-dependent oxidoreductase, whose amino-acid sequence MMERIDTEVAIIGGGIVGGSAALFLRRLGVPVVLLEAALCGAKASGVNYGGVRRQGRGIEQLPLARRAHELWGQLPALIGIDGEYVRSGHLKLATSEADLAQLEAYRDSTRGFDLNLEILDRRALAQRFGWLGESVVGGSFCPQDGHANPRLVSPAFGRAAAALGADVREGARVTAATHDGTRFIVRAGDTLEVRARILLNCAGAWAGRIAEGFGEPVPETSIHPLMMVTEPLPLFMNVSLGMQGGGIYARQVARGNCVIGGGRGVSADPDYARPGRANLGALMANAAHLLPVLRGAQVIRFWTGVEGNMPDHNPVLGPSATVPGLFHAFGLSGAGFQIGPAVGEVLANLVVHGRSPIPIDAFRIERYAPAAHGAAARPDRLREQTLESP is encoded by the coding sequence CTGATGGAACGCATCGACACCGAAGTCGCGATCATTGGCGGCGGCATCGTCGGCGGCAGTGCCGCGCTCTTCCTGCGCCGACTAGGCGTGCCCGTCGTGCTGCTGGAAGCCGCGCTGTGCGGCGCCAAGGCCAGCGGCGTCAACTACGGCGGCGTGCGCCGGCAGGGACGCGGCATCGAACAGCTGCCGCTCGCGCGGCGCGCGCACGAACTGTGGGGCCAACTGCCCGCTCTGATCGGCATCGACGGCGAATACGTGCGCTCCGGCCACCTTAAACTCGCCACGTCCGAAGCCGATCTGGCGCAGCTCGAAGCCTATCGCGACAGCACCCGCGGCTTTGACCTGAACCTTGAAATCCTGGACCGCCGCGCGCTCGCCCAGCGCTTCGGCTGGCTGGGCGAAAGCGTGGTCGGCGGCTCGTTCTGCCCGCAGGACGGCCACGCCAACCCGCGGCTCGTATCCCCGGCCTTCGGACGCGCCGCAGCCGCGCTGGGCGCCGACGTGCGCGAAGGCGCGCGCGTCACCGCGGCCACGCACGACGGCACGCGCTTCATCGTGCGCGCCGGCGACACGCTAGAAGTGCGCGCGCGCATCCTCCTGAACTGCGCGGGCGCCTGGGCAGGCCGCATCGCCGAAGGCTTTGGCGAGCCCGTCCCCGAGACCTCCATCCACCCCTTGATGATGGTGACCGAACCCCTGCCGCTGTTCATGAACGTCAGCCTCGGCATGCAGGGCGGCGGCATCTATGCGCGGCAAGTCGCGCGCGGCAACTGCGTCATCGGCGGCGGACGCGGCGTGTCCGCCGACCCCGACTACGCCCGCCCCGGCCGCGCCAACCTGGGCGCGCTCATGGCCAACGCCGCCCACCTGCTGCCCGTGCTGCGCGGCGCCCAGGTCATCCGCTTCTGGACCGGCGTCGAAGGCAACATGCCCGATCACAATCCCGTGCTCGGCCCCAGCGCCACAGTACCTGGCCTCTTTCACGCCTTCGGCCTGTCCGGCGCGGGCTTCCAGATCGGTCCCGCCGTCGGCGAAGTCCTGGCCAACCTGGTCGTGCACGGCCGATCCCCCATTCCTATCGATGCCTTCCGCATTGAACGGTACGCGCCCGCCGCTCACGGCGCCGCGGCCCGGCCTGATCGTCTTCGTGAGCAAACGCTGGAGTCACCATGA
- a CDS encoding ABC transporter substrate-binding protein, with translation MMHKKQGAQRLNKGKRLLGGAMLALLSAGAMAQQKTLYVGMNGGDMERAFTQHVFPDFEKANNVKIVVVPGTSTDVLAKAQAYKDNPQMHVMFLDDGIMARAISMGLCEQLNDDPVLKELYPTALMKDRMAAGIDIGMTGIGYNTRLFQKNGWTPPTSWLDLADPKYKGKVVFQSASGSTFGLHGFLMFNRIEGGNDQNYEPGFKKWPSTIGPNVLEYIPNSAKLAEMIQSDEAAIFPLTPTAIARLKKRDIPVEYAQPKEGSVILMVGECVIAKNSEPELAQKLALYLLSAKAQAKALEMGGHFPSNKNVQAPADNAESLKRFQGYMANAKILDWDQINAARPAFNARWNRTVER, from the coding sequence ATGATGCACAAGAAACAGGGCGCGCAGCGCCTGAACAAGGGGAAACGGTTGCTGGGCGGGGCGATGCTGGCATTGCTGTCCGCCGGCGCCATGGCGCAGCAGAAAACGTTGTACGTCGGCATGAACGGCGGCGACATGGAACGCGCCTTCACCCAGCACGTCTTCCCCGATTTTGAGAAGGCCAACAACGTCAAGATCGTCGTCGTGCCAGGCACCTCGACCGACGTCCTCGCCAAGGCGCAAGCCTACAAGGACAATCCCCAGATGCACGTCATGTTCCTGGACGACGGCATCATGGCCCGCGCGATTTCCATGGGTCTGTGCGAACAGCTCAACGACGACCCCGTCCTGAAAGAGCTGTATCCCACCGCCCTGATGAAAGACCGCATGGCCGCCGGCATCGACATCGGCATGACCGGCATCGGCTACAACACCCGCCTCTTCCAGAAAAACGGCTGGACTCCGCCCACCTCGTGGCTGGACCTGGCCGACCCCAAGTACAAAGGCAAGGTCGTCTTCCAGTCCGCCTCCGGCAGCACCTTCGGCCTGCACGGCTTCCTGATGTTCAACCGCATCGAAGGCGGCAACGATCAGAACTACGAACCAGGCTTCAAAAAGTGGCCCTCCACCATCGGCCCCAACGTCCTCGAGTACATCCCCAACTCCGCCAAGCTCGCCGAGATGATTCAGTCCGACGAAGCCGCCATCTTCCCGCTCACCCCCACCGCCATCGCCCGCTTGAAGAAACGCGACATCCCGGTGGAATACGCCCAGCCCAAGGAAGGCTCCGTCATCCTCATGGTCGGCGAATGCGTCATCGCCAAGAACAGCGAACCCGAACTCGCGCAAAAGCTCGCGCTCTACCTCTTGTCCGCCAAGGCCCAGGCCAAGGCCCTGGAAATGGGCGGCCACTTCCCGTCCAACAAAAACGTCCAGGCCCCCGCCGACAACGCCGAGTCCCTCAAACGCTTCCAAGGCTACATGGCCAACGCTAAGATCCTGGACTGGGACCAGATCAACGCAGCCCGGCCCGCCTTCAACGCCCGCTGGAACCGCACGGTCGAACGTTGA
- a CDS encoding 2-hydroxyacid dehydrogenase — MRLIINSGGPQAIEAWRAQFRTFAPDLDVVGWHEDPDPATIDYALVWAPDAGRLATFPNLKLIISAGAGVDHILADPALPRHLPIARMVTARTQTEMAEYVLTSALMITRNVKRITDNQSRRHWEIFDSLRVAADVRVGIMGLGHLGVASAQLLSRAGFPVSGWSRGATTLPGMPSYAGQEQFGQFLANTDLLVCLLPATDATRGILNRDTLFQLPKGASLINAGRGTHMVTQDILDALNSGHLDQAILDVFEQEPLSEDSPLWTHPRITITPHCAAIPDRKERARHTALLIAANERGESLPNIYDPKRGY; from the coding sequence ATGCGCCTCATTATCAATTCCGGCGGCCCCCAGGCGATCGAAGCATGGCGCGCGCAGTTCCGCACCTTCGCGCCAGACCTCGACGTCGTCGGCTGGCACGAAGACCCCGACCCCGCCACCATCGACTACGCCCTCGTCTGGGCCCCCGACGCCGGTCGCTTGGCCACCTTCCCCAACCTCAAACTCATCATCAGCGCCGGCGCCGGCGTCGACCACATCCTCGCCGACCCCGCGCTGCCGCGCCACCTGCCCATCGCCCGCATGGTCACCGCCCGCACGCAGACCGAGATGGCCGAATACGTGCTCACCAGCGCCCTGATGATCACGCGCAACGTCAAACGCATCACCGACAACCAGTCCCGCCGCCACTGGGAAATCTTCGACTCCCTGCGCGTGGCCGCCGACGTGCGTGTCGGCATCATGGGCCTCGGCCACCTGGGCGTTGCATCAGCCCAGCTCCTGTCACGCGCAGGCTTTCCCGTCAGCGGCTGGTCCCGCGGCGCCACCACGCTACCCGGCATGCCGTCGTACGCAGGGCAGGAGCAGTTCGGCCAGTTCCTTGCGAACACCGACCTGCTCGTGTGCCTGCTCCCCGCCACCGACGCCACGCGCGGCATCCTCAACCGCGACACGCTGTTCCAACTACCCAAAGGCGCCAGCCTCATCAACGCCGGCCGCGGCACCCACATGGTCACGCAGGACATCCTGGACGCGCTGAACAGCGGCCATCTGGACCAGGCGATCCTGGACGTCTTCGAACAGGAACCCTTGTCAGAAGACTCCCCGCTGTGGACCCACCCAAGAATCACGATCACGCCCCACTGCGCCGCGATCCCGGACCGCAAGGAACGGGCACGACACACCGCGCTGCTGATCGCGGCAAACGAACGCGGCGAATCCCTTCCAAACATCTACGATCCAAAACGCGGCTATTGA